GGCCGCATTCTTCAACAACACCACCCAGAATGCGATGGACGGCAACATCAAAGATACGCCGCCCGTCATCGTCGTGGCGAAAGATGACGAGCGTCCTCGGTTTGCCGCGCTCGTGGCTGAAATCTCCGCCGCCCGACAGGCCATCGAATCTCGACGCGGTGAAGCGAAGCCCGCGTTTGAATCGTGGCTCTCGACGGCAACACCCGAATCATTGCTGCCAGCAATCCCCTCGAAAAATCTCGCTCTTCACGCTCCCTTGAGCGAAGGGCAGGGCCAGATCACGACAGTCCTCGTCGATGGAATGTCGCGAGACCTTCCCTTGAAAGAGAACCAGAAATGGATCGATGGCGTTTCGTCCAAAGCACTCGAACTTGACCACGCCGCGGCCAACATTTCTGACGCCGGAGACTTCGAGAAAGATCAACCATTCTCGTACATCGCCTGGGTCAAGCCGCAACCGAACGACTCAACCGGGGCGATTGTCGCCCGCATGGACAAGCCATCTGAGTACCGCGGTTGGGACATGTGGCTTCAATCACGCCGGATTGGAACCCACATTGTCAGCAGTTGGCCGAATGACGCCCTGAAAGTCGTCACCCAGAAACAGATGAAGGCGAACGAGTGGACCCACGTCGCCGTGACATATGACGGCTCGTCCAAAGGTGCAGGCGTCAAGATTTACTACAATGGCGTCCTCCAGGGAACGAACATCGAAGTCGACAGGCTGCAGGGTTCGATCCGCACACCGGTTCCCTTCCGCATCGGCGAGCGATCAGCCAGCGATCCCGTTTCGGCCACGGGGATCCAAGATCTGCGTCTGTACCGTTACGCACTTTCTCCGACCGAAGTCGAGTCTCTGGCCAAAGTCACGCGATTCACCGGAATTTTCGCCAAGTCCCCCGGCGATCGCACCGAGGCCGAGAAATCAGAAGTCTATCCGTGGTGGCTTGGTACGATCGACCAGCCATTCCAACAGCGAACCGCTCAGTTGGCCGCGCTCGAATCCGAACAGAACGCGATCAAGGCCCGCGGCACAGTCGCGCTGGTGATGAACGAGAAGAATGAAGAGGCGGTCGCCTACATCCTGGCCCGTGGCGAATATGACAAACGTGGCGAACAGGTGAGGCCCGCGACCCCCGCCGTACTGCCGCCGTTCCCCGAAAACGCCGCTCGCAATCGCCTTGGACTTGCCCAATGGCTGCTCGATCCCGCACATCCACTCATGGCGCGCGTCACCGTGAATCGGTTCTGGCAGGAACTGTTCGGCACCGGCATCGTACGAACATCGGGGGATTTCGGGATTGCGGGTGAACTGCCCGCCAACCAAGAGTTGCTCGACTGGCTCGCGATCGAGTTCCGCGAAGGGACACCAGATTTGCAATGGCCCGCTTCGTCCAGCGCCACGGCGGCGACCACACCTTGGGACATCAAACGCTTTTTCCGCTTGCTCGTCACTTCGAACACCTATCGACAGGCCGCTGTGACGACCGCACTGAAGCTCGAAAAAGATCCGCAAAATCGACTGCTGTCACGCGGACCGCGATTCCGCATGGACGCCGAAATGCTGCGTGACTCGGCACTGGCGATCAGTGGCCTGCTGGTCAAGAAAATCGGTGGCCCCAGCGTCAAGCCGTACCAGCCTGATGGCGTTTGGGAAGCCGTTGCCATGAAGGAAAGCAACACGCACGACTACGTCCGCGATCACGGTGAGAACCTTTATCGACGAAGCCTGTACACGTTCTGGAAACGCTCCGCACCACCGGCGTCGATGGAAATCTTCAACGCCACAGCACGAGAAACCTGCACGGTGCGTCGCGAACGCACCAACACCCCACTGCAGGCGCTCGTCACGCTCAATGACACGCAGTTCGTTGAGGCCGCTCGAAATCTCGCCGAGCGCACATTGAAGGCGCAGGCTTCCGACGAGCCGTCTCGACTCAACATTCTCGCCAATCACGTCCTGTCTCGCCCGTTCCGCAAGAGCGAACTCAGCGTCGTTCAGCAGTCGCTGGCCGACTTGAAAGCCTTCTATCAGTCGCATATCGACGACGCAGCAAAGCTGATTGGCGAAGGGGAATCCAAAGCGGATCCTTCAATCGCGCCCGCCGATCTTGCCGCCTGGACGATGCTCGCGAATGAAATCATGAATCTGGACGAAGCGCTCAATAAGTAAACCGAGAGAAGGTATCCCACAACATGGGCCACGGGTTGATTGCAGAGATCTTCCAGCGAAATCGTTCGGTTCCGCGTAGCCCGACACGTCGCGCTGCAGTTCTCGTCTTGGCGGGGATCGTGACGCTCGGATCGATCGTCACGAACGCCGCAGAACAGGCACCGGTCGAGAATGATTTCTACCGGATGATCCCTTTCAACATCCCTAAAGAGATCATGCTGGAAGCGGGGGGAATCGACCGTTTGCCCGACGGCAAGCTGGCGATCTGCACCCGGCGGGGCGAAGTCTGGATCGTTGAGAATCCGAACGATGACCCGGCGACAACTCCGAAAATGACTCGATTTGCCCACGGTCTACACGAAGCCTTGGGAATCGCGTACCGCGATGGCTGGCTGTATGTCACACAGCGATGCGAAGTGTCACGCCTCCGCGACACCAACGGTGACGGCAAAGCCGACCAGTACGAAACCGTCAATGACGATTGGCAGGTCACCGGCGACTACCACGAATATGCCTTCGGCTCGCGATTCGATCGCCAGGGAAACATCTGGGTCGTGCTCTGTTTGACCGGGTCCTTCACGAGCGACTGCAAGTACCGCGGCTGGTGCCTACGGATCACCCCCGAAGGCAAGTCGATCCCGACCTGCAGCGGAATTCGTTCCCCTGGTGGAATCGGCATGAATGCCGAAGGCGAGATGTTCTACACCGACAACCAGGGCCCCTGGAACGGAACCTGTGGCCTGAAATACCTCGCGCCCGGCAAGTTCGCGGGAAACCCCAGCGGGAATCGCTGGTATGACCTTCCCGAAGTTCAGGCCGCAATGGGCCCCCGTCCCAAAGATCCCGAGAGCGGCAGCCGCTTCATGACCGAGGCCGCCAAGATTCCCGAGTACGAGCCTTCGGCCATCCTGTTTCCCTATGGAAAAATGGGCAAATCGGCGAGCGGCGTCGAGTGTGATATTTCGAACGGCAAGTTCGGACCATTCAAGAATCAATTGTTTGTCGGCGACCAGAGCGACAGCACCGTGATGCGGTGCTTCCTGGAAAAAGTCGATGGCCACTATCAGGGGGCGTGCTTCCGCTTTCGCGAAGGATTTGGATCGGGCACGCTGGGAATCCTGATGACGGATGACGGATCGATGTTTGTCGGTGGAACCAACCGCGGCTGGGGTTCACGCGGAACGAAACCCGGCTCCCTTGATCGTCTGGTCTGGACGGGGCGCGTCCCATTCGAAATTCAGGAAATGCACGCACGCCCCGACGGATTCGAACTGACGTTCACACAGCCCGTCGACCCCAAAACCGCCGCTGACGTCACCAGCTATCATCTGGAAACCTACGGATACATCTATCAATCAACCTACGGCAGCCCTGAAGTCGATCAGACACATCCAACCATCACCAACGCCACAGTATCGTCAGACAACCTGCGAGTCAGACTGATCGTCAGTGAACTCAAAGCCGGTAACATTCACGAACTCGTCTCTAGCGGCGTTCGCTCCGCAAGCGGCCAGCCGCTGCTGCATGCCGAGGCTTTTTATACCTTGAATCGAATCCCGAAATCGACCAGTCCCTAGCAGCCTGCGGAAGATCGAGTTGCCGATCCCCCTTTATTTCAACAACTCCGTCAATCATCCGCGTCAATCCATCAGACGCACTGTTTTTTCCTCATTCGTTGTTTCAACACTTACGCCGGAACCAGACTATGCAACTCGGTTTTGTCACCGCGATCCTGCCAGAACTGACTTTGAAAGAAGTGGCCACGACCGCTCGATCGGCAGGGTATTCCTGTATCGAAGTCATGTGCTGGCCACCCAGCAAAGCCGAACGTCGCTATGCCGGTGTCACACATATCAACGTCGTCGACTTCACGCGCGAGCAAGCGTCCGAAGTGAATGGACTCATGGCCGAGGCGCAAGTCTCGATCAGCGCATTGGGCTACTACCCGAACCCGCTCACTCCCGAACTGGCCGACGCAAAGCAGTATGTCGAACATATTCAGAAAGTTATCAAAGCCTCATCGCTGCTGGGGCTGACGCGCATGAACACATTCGTCGGTCGAGACTGGACCAAGTCCGTCGCCGACAATTGGCCGCGATTTACTGCCACCTGGAAGCCACTCGTCAAATTTGCCGAGGATCACGGCGTCCGCATTGGAATCGAGAACTGTCCCATGCTCTTCTCGAAAGATGAATGGCCGGGCGGGAAGAACCTCGCAACAACCCCTGCCATCTGGCGACGGATGTTCGACGAGATTCCAAGCTCCCATTTTGGCTTGAACTACGACCCTTCCCACATGATCTGGCAGCACATGGACTATCTGAAACCGATCCGCGAATTCGCCGACCGGCTGGTCCACATTCATGCCAAAGATGTCCGCATCGACCAACACAAGCTCGACGAAGTCGGCATCATGGCCCATCCCAATGAGTATCACACACCCAAGCTGCCCGGGCTCGGCGACGTCAACTGGGGCCAGTTCTTCAGCACGCTCAGCGATGTCGGATACCGTGGCCCCGTCTGTGTCGAAGTCGAAGATCGCGCCTATGAAGGTTCGATCGAACTCCGCAAGGCCTCACTGAAACAAAGCTGCGTCTACTTGAAGAATTTCATTGGCGATCAAGGCCAGATCGACTGAGCGTCGTCCAAGAAACAACATCGGACCAAGCCCACGAGTTCGCGGGCTTGGTCCGAAAGCCTGAATCAGGTGATTTGAACCTCAATTCCCCAGGCCGCGGATTTTGCGATCACCGCGCAACACAGAATTGTACTCCGAATAGCCCGCCGACCTTTGCGTGGTCCTTTGATAAGCGGAAGCAGGTGCGCTGTACACCGGCGCCGTGGCCGCTGCGGCGGGAGCTGTTCCTGGTTCGTACGAGAAGCTTTGATACGACGAACCATTTGAATTCTGTGCCACCGCAATACCGGCATTTCCATTCGACGCGACCGTGGGAGCCGCATCAGATGCGCAGGCCGAGCAACCCGATGCCCCACACGCTGACGCACCACAGCCCGTTGGTCCACAACCCGTTGATCCACAGGCCGAAGTACCGCACGCTGAAACGCCACAGTCAGATGCGGCACACGCCGGGGCAGCACACGCCGAAGCCGCACCACAGCACGAGCGACGCCATCGCGCCTCGGCATTCCCCGTCGCGATCAACACTCCGCCAATCGCCAGTAGTCCAAGCACAACACACTTCGACATGACTCTCTGCCTTTCGAAAACGGATCACGGCGACACATTCCACCAGGAGTGCTCGAACCATGATCCCAACTAATTTGCATCGAGGGCGGCCAAAACGCGATTTATTTCGGTCGTCACGATTTGACATCAGAATGGTAAGCGAAATGCCCACCGGTTCGACCAGCAGGATCGCCACTCTTGCGAAAATGACAGAGAGCTGACGTCATAACTCAATTGAAATTGAGATGTTGGAGCAGATCAGAAAAAGCAGAAAATCGTGAATCGAGGCAGCATTCGCCCGCGATTCCACGCTCCATCATGGACGCTTGTCATTCGCGGCCAGAATGGGTGTCACCCCCACGTGTAGCTGCAGGCTGACGAACTCAATCGCGTCTGGGGTCCGCATCCAGTTGTCCCAGTCCCGCTGCAATCCTGCCAGACCGTCGATCTGGTAGTGCTGCCGGAGTGCCTTCTCCATTCCCAGGCTTTGGCATTCGTCGACAAAATCTGCGAAACGCGCAGGCGTCGAACGATGAATCATCCATGAAGCCAGACCGACGCTCTGACCGTAAAACGCATCGCGCTGTTGCGGTCCAGGAATTCGCTGTAGCGAGACGAGTTCATACAGTGACAGCGTTTGGCGGCGCGAGATCAATTGCTGCAAGTTTGTCAGTCGCACCCGATGCTTTTCAACAGATTCGCTCAGCATCGCAATCCCTTCGTCGGCCCACCGTGGGATCGATCGTCCTCCAAAACGTTCACCCAGGACCACATGCGTCAATTCATGAGGCAACGCTGCGTTCGACCAGTCATTCGCATCGGCACGCACGTCGATCCGACGAAACACCACCCGCCCTTGATCGAAATTCATCATCGTCGAACCGACCGAAACATCACCCGGCCGATTCAAAGCAAGGTTGTAGTCGACTTGCGTTGGGTGCACATAGACATCGCATTTCGGTGCCCAGACATCCGATCGCACGCCTGTAATCCACAACGTTCGCAGCCGGCTTCGCCATGCTTCGCAGCATTCGGCGAGCCGCCGCATATCGCCATCCGCCAACTGACCCCGACAACAAAAATTCGGAGATTCAACCACCTTCCACACGCCCGTCACACGCATCGTCAGTGGCACCGATGACTCAGGTCGCTCGTCGGCTGAAACCGAAAGATGACCGGCACTCAGCCATGTCAGAAACACGATCACGACGAGCGCAGTGCGGCTCTTGAATTGAGTAGCCAATTTGAATTCTCGAAGAGAAGAGGCTGGCGGTAGAACTGCGCCAAACACCAACCGCTGCCGCACATGACGTTGCATGTC
This genomic interval from Schlesneria paludicola DSM 18645 contains the following:
- a CDS encoding DUF1553 domain-containing protein; amino-acid sequence: MRILPFHSVHLTVSITGAFFLVVTSLSAADAPLEFNRDVRPILTEHCFACHGPDSASRKGDLRLDQRDAAISKNAIVPGQLAESELIRRIESHDADEIMPPTASKKPLSAEQIETLKRWVVQGAEYQPHWSFLPPVRPKQPAVKDQAWVRNPIDAFVLAQLEARGLTPAPEADRRTLARRLSLDLTGLPPSLEVVERFLADTSPNAYETLVDSLLESPQWGEHRGRYWLDAARYADTHGIHFDNFREMWSYRENVINAFNRNQPFDQFTIDQLAGDLLPNRTLDQQIASGFNRCNITTNEGGTIPEEYYVLYARDRTDTVAQVWMGLTAGCAVCHNHKFDPLSQREFYELAAFFNNTTQNAMDGNIKDTPPVIVVAKDDERPRFAALVAEISAARQAIESRRGEAKPAFESWLSTATPESLLPAIPSKNLALHAPLSEGQGQITTVLVDGMSRDLPLKENQKWIDGVSSKALELDHAAANISDAGDFEKDQPFSYIAWVKPQPNDSTGAIVARMDKPSEYRGWDMWLQSRRIGTHIVSSWPNDALKVVTQKQMKANEWTHVAVTYDGSSKGAGVKIYYNGVLQGTNIEVDRLQGSIRTPVPFRIGERSASDPVSATGIQDLRLYRYALSPTEVESLAKVTRFTGIFAKSPGDRTEAEKSEVYPWWLGTIDQPFQQRTAQLAALESEQNAIKARGTVALVMNEKNEEAVAYILARGEYDKRGEQVRPATPAVLPPFPENAARNRLGLAQWLLDPAHPLMARVTVNRFWQELFGTGIVRTSGDFGIAGELPANQELLDWLAIEFREGTPDLQWPASSSATAATTPWDIKRFFRLLVTSNTYRQAAVTTALKLEKDPQNRLLSRGPRFRMDAEMLRDSALAISGLLVKKIGGPSVKPYQPDGVWEAVAMKESNTHDYVRDHGENLYRRSLYTFWKRSAPPASMEIFNATARETCTVRRERTNTPLQALVTLNDTQFVEAARNLAERTLKAQASDEPSRLNILANHVLSRPFRKSELSVVQQSLADLKAFYQSHIDDAAKLIGEGESKADPSIAPADLAAWTMLANEIMNLDEALNK
- a CDS encoding DUF7133 domain-containing protein, producing MGHGLIAEIFQRNRSVPRSPTRRAAVLVLAGIVTLGSIVTNAAEQAPVENDFYRMIPFNIPKEIMLEAGGIDRLPDGKLAICTRRGEVWIVENPNDDPATTPKMTRFAHGLHEALGIAYRDGWLYVTQRCEVSRLRDTNGDGKADQYETVNDDWQVTGDYHEYAFGSRFDRQGNIWVVLCLTGSFTSDCKYRGWCLRITPEGKSIPTCSGIRSPGGIGMNAEGEMFYTDNQGPWNGTCGLKYLAPGKFAGNPSGNRWYDLPEVQAAMGPRPKDPESGSRFMTEAAKIPEYEPSAILFPYGKMGKSASGVECDISNGKFGPFKNQLFVGDQSDSTVMRCFLEKVDGHYQGACFRFREGFGSGTLGILMTDDGSMFVGGTNRGWGSRGTKPGSLDRLVWTGRVPFEIQEMHARPDGFELTFTQPVDPKTAADVTSYHLETYGYIYQSTYGSPEVDQTHPTITNATVSSDNLRVRLIVSELKAGNIHELVSSGVRSASGQPLLHAEAFYTLNRIPKSTSP
- a CDS encoding sugar phosphate isomerase/epimerase family protein produces the protein MQLGFVTAILPELTLKEVATTARSAGYSCIEVMCWPPSKAERRYAGVTHINVVDFTREQASEVNGLMAEAQVSISALGYYPNPLTPELADAKQYVEHIQKVIKASSLLGLTRMNTFVGRDWTKSVADNWPRFTATWKPLVKFAEDHGVRIGIENCPMLFSKDEWPGGKNLATTPAIWRRMFDEIPSSHFGLNYDPSHMIWQHMDYLKPIREFADRLVHIHAKDVRIDQHKLDEVGIMAHPNEYHTPKLPGLGDVNWGQFFSTLSDVGYRGPVCVEVEDRAYEGSIELRKASLKQSCVYLKNFIGDQGQID
- a CDS encoding peptidase MA family metallohydrolase, which translates into the protein MATQFKSRTALVVIVFLTWLSAGHLSVSADERPESSVPLTMRVTGVWKVVESPNFCCRGQLADGDMRRLAECCEAWRSRLRTLWITGVRSDVWAPKCDVYVHPTQVDYNLALNRPGDVSVGSTMMNFDQGRVVFRRIDVRADANDWSNAALPHELTHVVLGERFGGRSIPRWADEGIAMLSESVEKHRVRLTNLQQLISRRQTLSLYELVSLQRIPGPQQRDAFYGQSVGLASWMIHRSTPARFADFVDECQSLGMEKALRQHYQIDGLAGLQRDWDNWMRTPDAIEFVSLQLHVGVTPILAANDKRP